Sequence from the Aquimarina sp. Aq107 genome:
TCTGTCTCTACAACAATATGTTTTATTGTATTGATTTTTTTAACAAGTACTTTGGTCTTGTAATTGTCATGACTCTTGGTAAAGTAGGAGGTAACTCTTTTCTTAAGGTTTTTGGCTTTGCCTACGTATAGTAATTTATCATCTTTGTCATAATATTGATAAACACCAGGGTCAGTTGGCAACGTTTTAACTTGTATATCTAAAGAAGGTTTCTGCATATTCTAAATGTAAATTTAGTGCTTTACCTGAATTATTAAATATAGTTAAAGGGAATATTATGTTAAAAACAAAAAAAATGAATTTAACTATTAAAAGGTGTTATAGTATAAAATGCATCCGGTTTTTTATTACTTTAGTAATTATATTATTTCAAAGACATTTTTTTGGAAAATCATAAAAAAATAATTGGTAGGACAGATAAGGTGGATTTTCCTCTTTTGGATTTACAAGATATTGATGCGAAAATCGATACAGGAGCATATACTTCCTCTATACATTGTAAGGAAATTAAGGAAGTTGGTCAGATTCTGGAATGTCGTTTTTTGGACCCTACTCATCCCGAATATAATGGCAAAAAATTTACTTTCAAGAACTATGATATAACAGCAGTTAAGAGTAGTAATGGAAAGGTAGAAGTTAGGTATGCTATTAGAACTAAAATCACATTATTTAATAAAACTAATTCTATAACACTTACATTGTCTTCTCGTGATGATATGCGTTTCCCTTTATTAATTGGACGTAAATTTCTTAGCGGAAAATTTTTGGTAGATCCACAGTTAGAAGATCAGTCTTATAATTTAAAATCCTAATGAATATAAAAATTCTATCTCGCAGTGCGAGTTTGTTTTCTACTGATGCTTTGGTTCAAGCTGCGGTAAAACGTAAACATAATGTACAAGTTATAGATCCACTAAACTGTGATATTGTTATAGAGAAAAAAAAACCGGAGATCTATTATAAGGGGAAAAAGCTAGATCATGTGGATGCTGTAATTCCTAGGATAGGCTCTTCTATTACTTTTTATGGTACGGCTGTGGTAAGACAGTTCGAAATGATGAATGTTTTTACTACGGTTCAATCCCAAGCATTGGTAAATTCTAGAGATAAACTAAGAAGTCTTCAGATTTTATCAAAAGCAGGATTAGGATTACCAAAAACAGTGTTTACGAATTACTCCAAAGACGTTTCTGAGGTGATTTCACATGTAGGTGGCGCTCCGCTTATTATAAAATTATTGGAGGGAACTCAAGGATTAGGTGTAGTTTTAGCAGAGACTAAAACGGCAGCAGAATCTGTATTAGAAGCTTTTAATGGATTACAGGCTAGAGTTATTGTTCAGGAATATATTAAAGAAGCCAAAGGTGCTGATATTAGAGTGTTAGTAGTAGATGGTCAGGTGGTTGGAGCGATGAAAAGACAAGGAAAAGAAGGAGAGTTTCGATCGAATTTGCATAGGGGCGGGAGTGCTAAGATTATCGAATTATCAGATGAAGAAGAGAATGCTGCAATAAAAGCTGCGAAAGCCATAAAACTAGGGGTTGCAGGAGTAGATATGCTACAGAGTGAAAGAGGTCCTTTAATTTTAGAGGTTAATTCTTCACCAGGACTTGAAGGTATACAAACTGCTACAGGTAAAGATATTGCCAAATCAATTATTCGCTTTATAGAAAGAAGTGTATAAAACAATATGACGAAAACAGGAGAAAATGATATTCTAAATATTTTAGGAGAGGATATCCCATTAGGTGCAAGCAAAATAATTAATTTCAATATTGCTAATTTATATACTTCAACTAAAGTAGAAATCCCTATTATTATTGAACGATCAAAGAAGATTGGGCCAACGGTATTAATAACAGCAGGGATTCATGGAGATGAGATTAACGGAGTAGAAGTTGTACGCCAGATTATTGCAAAAAAAATTAATAAACCTGCAAAAGGAACGATTATTTGTATTCCTGTTCTTAATGTATTTGGTTTTCTTAGTATGAATCGTTTTTTTCCGGATGGTAGAGATTTAAATAGAGTGTTTCCAGGAACAAAAAGTGGGTCATTAGCAAGCCGATTTGCATATCAATTTGTAAATGAAATTTTACCAGTTGCGGATTTTTGTTTAGATTTTCATACAGGAGGAGCAAGTAGATTTAATGCTCCACATATAAGAGTAGATGGTAAAAACGAAAGGTTAGTAACATTAGCTAAAGTTTTTAATGCTCCTTTTACGCTGTTATCAAAAAATTTGGATGGATCATATCGTGCTACTTGTACTAAAAAGGGAGTAGATATTTTATTGTTCGAAGGCGGAAAATCTCAGAATAGTAATAGAGATATTGCAAAAGAAGGTGTTCTAGGGGTGATGCGAATACTTAGATATTTAGAAATGTTAGGAGCTTCTTTTTCAATACCTGAACCAGAACAAGACACTATTGTTGTAGAAAAGAGTTTCTGGATTAGGGCTAAATATAGTGGGTTACTTCATATTAAAATTCCTTATGGAAAACTTGTGGAAAAAGGAGAAATTCTTGCAACTATAACAGACCCTTATGGTAAAATGAGACATGAGGTAAAGGCAACCAATCCGGGATACATAATTAATGTAAATGAGGCTCCAATAGTATATAAAGGTGATGCTATTTTTAGAATTACTACACAATTAGTTTCGTAGAAAATGAATAAAAAAGAGTTGAGGATTAAGTATAAAAACGTGAGATCACATCTTAATGAAGAAGAGATTGATGATCTGAGCATGGATATCGCTAATAATCTACTGAGTTTGCCAATTTGGGAGCAATCTTTCTATCATATTTTCTTATCTATTAAGAAGCAAAGGGAAATAAATACAGAGTTTATACTTCATATTCTTCAAGGAAAAGATAAAAATATTGTGGTGTCGAAAAGTGATTTCGAAGAAAATACTTTAGAACATATATTGCTTACTGATGGCACTATTCTTAAAACAAATCGCTATGGAATTCCAGAACCCACGGATGGAATTCCTATTCCTGAGTCTAAAATTGATGTCGTTTTTGTTCCCCTATTAGCTTTTGATAAAAAAGGAAATCGCGTCGGGTACGGAAAAGGTTTTTACGATAAGTTTTTGTCTAATTGTAATCCGGAAACGATAAAGATTGGTCTTTCTTTTTTTTCGGTAGAAGAAGAAATAGGGGAAATTTCACAGACTGATATTAAGCTAGACTATTGTGTGACTCCAGTTAAAATTTACAGTTTTAACGATTGATGAACCCTTATTAATTGGAAGAGTAGTTATATTGCATTAAGATTTTAAATATTACCCCAGCATGCCCCAGAATACTAAGAGTGTTTGCATCATAGATGATGACAATATGTACATTAATTTAGTGAGTAAAATTATCGAGTTAAAAAAATTATCAGAGAATGTTATAGTATTTAAAAATGGTAAGGAGGCTTTAGATTTTTTTATAACATCTATTAATGATGATATCAATAATAGGATCCCTCAGGTCATATTCCTTGATCTTAATATGCCTATTATGGACGGTTGGGAGTTTCTTCAAGAGTTTGATAAAATCAAAGATAAAATAGAGGAATCAATAGATTTATATGTGGTAAGTTCGTCTATTGATAGTAGGGATATTAATAAGGCTAAATCAATTGATTTAGTATCAGATTATTTAACCAAACCTATTAAGTTAGGTGATTTCGAAAAGATCTTAGTTTAAAACTACGATACTTCTTCTTCTTTCTTAGGGAAAGCTCTTTTATTAAAAACAAGTAATAAGAAAACACCAATACTAATTGCAGAATCAGCAATGTTGAATACAGGATCAAAGAATGAGAAATGTTCTCCTCCCCAAAAAGGTATCCAATCTGGTAAGATGTCATCATAAAACGTAAACTGAATCATATCTACTACTTTTCCGTAGAATACACTTTCATATCCACCACCTTCTGGAAGAAACTGAGCTATCTGTGTAGATGTACTTTCGTTAAAAATTACTCCGTATAGAATAGAGTCAATAATATTTCCGAAAGCTCCTGCAAATATTAAAGCTATACAAAATGTAAGGATTCTAGAACTATTTTTGCGAACAGAATCATACAACCAATATCCAATACCGGTAATCGCTACCAGCCTAAATAATGTAAGTATGAGTTTGCCATAATTTCCTGGGAGTTCAAAACCCCAAGCCATTCCTTTATTTTCTACAAATACAATTCGAAACCAGCTAAATACAGGCACTTCTTCATGTAATGAAAAACTAGTTTTGATATATATTTTGGAAATCTGATCAATTAGCAGAACTACGATTATAACTAAAATAGACTTCTTGAGGGACATAAATTTCTCTTATTTCATACAGTGACGGACAAAAATAGTGTTTTATTTTGTTTTGTAGACACTTATATCTCCACTTATAGATTTTAACTCAACGAGATGTTCTCCAAAAATTTTTTCGGCGAAAAGAATCCCCTTTTTTGTTGATGCTTTTATTGTAGCATTTTTTGTGTATATGGTAATAGATCCGTCTAAAGTATTGATCACAGCATTGCCTATAAAATTGTTTAAGAAACAATCCCCAGAATTAAGTTCTACAAGCAAAGATTTAGTTTTAGCGTTTAAATTTAATGATGCCAATCTAGAAGTGATAATAACATTTAGATGTTTAGGTAATTGTATTTTTACCTTTAATACAATAAGTTTATGAGCACTTAATTTATCATTGTGATTTTCCGAAAATGGTTGGATATCATCAATTATAGAAAGTGAATTTTCCTCTCTTTTTGTGTTGATAAACACCTTATTTTGATATTCTCCCTCAGAAACGGCAGTTACTATGATTTTGTTTTCTGAAGTATTTGTAACTTCTATTTGAAATGTGTTATCTAGAGTTATGAAAATTTCGGTTAGATCCGTAGCATCAATACTTTTGTTAAAACTTGATTGTGATTGCACCCATTTAAATACAAACAAAAAAATTAAAAAGAAAAAAGACTCCCTCATATTTTCTAAGGTAGCCTTTTTCCTGATTTTAATTTATATTTTAAACTTGATTTTTTAGAATAGAAGGTTAAATTTATAAAGAGTGTTTCATTATTGTTTTCTTATAAAAATGTCACCACTTACTGTTTGGAGTGCTAATTGACTTTTAGTATCTCCAAAAGTACCAGTTACCTTACTTCCTACTATTCTGTTTTTTCCTTGATCAAACTCTAGTTCTTTGTCAGAATAGATCATTCCTGTAACAGTTTCTGCTTTTAGTTTAGATTTAGCGATATGGATATCGATAGTCCCACTTATTGTTTTAAGACTTAAATCTCCTTGATACTTTTTAATATCAATATTACCGCTTATGATATCAATTTCCAGTTCTCCTTGATAATTCTCTGATGCGACACTTCCTGATATGCTTTTAACTCTTAGACTCATGTCTTTTGGCAAGTATAATGTGTAGTTGGCATCCATATCTAAATTATTACATGGTCCCCAGTTATTGTTTTTGTTTGATCCTTCCTTTTTATTCCATTTTTTGAATAAATCACCATAACTCGATTCGATATCCAGAACAGATGAAGAGTTGTTTATTTTTAGATTAAAATAGTTGTCAAATTCTCCATCATTAATACTTACTTCGGCTTTAAGGTAGACGGTGCTTTTATCCCAAGTTTTGATAACGATATCTTCGGCAAATTTAAACTCTACTCGAACATCATTGGAAGATGGAGTGATTTCTTTTTCTATTACTTTTTGTGCACTTACTTGAGATAAAGTGAAGCATACTGCGATTAGGTTTACTAAAATTTTCATGATTTTCTTGTTTTTGATTGATGATTGACCTCTTTATTGTTTTCTTAGATATATATTACCGGTGGCTGATCTTAAGCTAATTTCTACTCCACCATTGTTAAGTTTCGTTTCAATTGTTCTACGTGCACCTACTATCTTCATATCCTTTTTTTCTTCAGGAAACTTAAGTTCAAAGTCTGTAAAAATTTCTCCCATTGTTGTTTTTAACTCTAGGTTTGTAGGAGTGTTAGAAGGAAGACTAACGTCTATTGACCCCGCTGCCGACATTAAAGAAATTGGAGATTTTTGACTTACTTTTTCAAAAATAACATTGATTTCACCGGTTGCCGTTCTGGCAACTACTGGACCAGTAACATCCTTTAATGTTATAGCTCCTATATTTGTAGAAGCTTCAATTTCTGAAGAAAACCCTTTAACTTTTATGTCTCCTAGATTAGTTCTGTCTATTGAGATATTTACATCTTTTGGGAGGTTTAATTCTAAGGTGTTACTATGCATGTTTTTTAGGTTCTTTACAATCAGTGTTTCTCCTTCTCTTTTTATAAAAACACCGATACCTGTATTATCAGAGCCTCCAGCGTATACTGCTTTTAAACCTTTTGCTTTTTCTGGGAGTTGGCGACCTTCTCCCACAATAGATATTTCATTTTTATTATGTGCTTTAATCCATACGCTTGATTCTGAGCTAATTTTTACTTTTTTAACCCCTTGTAATGATTGCGTATAATTTTCTTGGGCTTTTAGATGTCCGATAGTAATAAAAAGTACTATGGCGATTGTTATATTTTTCATCTGTTCTTTTTTAAGGTTTTTTGATTGAAATTTTTAAATTAAATTAGGTAGTCCAATTGTTACTTGGTCTTTTACGTAATTTGGTGTTTCTTCATTCCGAAGTAACTTTTCCATAGAAGGAACTGCGCGTTTTTCCTGTATAGAAACTAATATTTGAATTAATTCAATTTGCATGCCTGGATCTTTTTCTATTTCCAGTGCATTTATAAATGATTTACGTACTATTTCTAAATCCGAAAATTTAGCAAGTGCTTCTGCTGCAGCTAGTCGCACGTTGATGTGGTCATCGTAAAACATTTTATTAATAAGAGCTTTTAGTATCTCATTACCTGGTTTATCAAATTCTTCAGCATAGTTTACAGCTTGTAAACGTTTACTTGCCGATTCATTTTCTATTAATGAAATCGTAACCTCTTGTTTTAATTGTATTTTTTCTTTCTCTAATACGGCCATTTCTTTAGAAAAAGATGCATTGTTTTGTTGTTTTCCATAGAAATAAGAAGAAATAATTAATGCAATTGTTGCTGCTATCTGTAATGCGATTCTCCAATATTTTTTTGAAGAATTATGAAGTGATACTACTTTAGGTTCTGATAACAATCTTTTTTCTTGCTCAAGCATTTCTTCAAAACCTTTTTTAAGGGTTATATTTGGTAATTCTTGGTCAGTATTGCCTATTCCATCAAGAATGATACGTAATTCATTTATTGATTCTTTACAACTACTGCAGTTTGATAAGTGAACTGTAATAGTTTCATGTTCTTGTCGATCTAAGTTGTCATCAAGATAATCGATGAGTTTTTCCTCTATTTGTTTACAGTTCATAATACTATATGTTTTGTAGGTAATGATCTTTTAATTTATGAATTGCTCGATGTACTTTGGTTTTTACTGCTCCTGCAGTTGAACCAGTAATTTCAGCAATTTCTTGATATTTAATTCCTTGATATCTACTCATTATTACTAATTCTCGATCATTTTGATTTAGTTCTTTTAATGCGTTATCAAGTTGTTCTTTAATCTCTTCTTTTTCTAGATGGTTCGTTTCTTGTCTTTCTACTTTATATTCAATTTCATCTAGTCGTTGATCTTTATTTTTTTGACTTTGATAATGATCAGAAAAGATGTTTCTAGCAATTGTATATATCCAAGAGGAAAACTTACCTTTTTTATACGATTTTCTATATTTTATCGCTTTGTAAAAAACCTCTTGAGTAATATCTTGACTGATGTTTCGATCTCTAGTCATCTTCAATAAAAAATTGAAAATTCTTATATGGTATCGATCAAACAGGATACTCATCATATCTAAATTGTCATTAGATACCAGAATCATTAATTCTTCGTCAGTTAGATTTTTCAAGATTTCACTCTTTTTGGTTAGTCTCTATAAGTAATACCAGAATTTTTTAAAAAGGTTACATTGGGATATAAAAAAAGTGCTTTCCGATCTGGAAAGCACTTTAAATTTACAATATTTTTGGTATTTATTTCTGCATATTCTTAGCTTCAATACTAAGTGTGGCGTGCGGAACTAATTTCAATCTTTCAGGATTAATAAGTTTTCCAGTTACACGGCAGATACCATATGTTTTATTTTCGATGCGTAAAATCGCATTTTTCAAATCACGTACAAACTTTTCCTGTCTAATAGCTAATTGAGTGTTTGCTTCTTTGGACATGGTTTCACTTCCCTCTTCAAAAGCTTTGAATGTTGGTGAAGTATCATCTGTACCATTGTTACCGTCGTTTTTGTAAGCACTCTGAAGTAACTCTAAATCCTTCTGAGCTTTTTCCATTTTTTCAACGATGATTTCCTTAAACATCGCTAAATCGGCGTCGCTATACCTTACTTTTACATCTTCTGCCATACTTTATTGTTTTTTTATTACCAATTGTGTTGCAATGTCGTCAAACGCAATTTCTGTACCATTTATTACATCTGTTGCAAATTCAATTGTATCGGTTAAGGTTTCATTCTTGATGTATGTTTCATTAGTTGCAACAGCTTCTTGTATAGATTTGTTTTCCTTTATTACAACTTCTATACGATCAGTCACTTCTAATCCACTATCCTTACGAATATTTTGGATTCTATTTACAAGTTCTCTTGCGATACCTTCTTTTTTGAGCTCTGGGGTTATGGTTATGTCCAAAGCTACAGTAAGTGATCCAGAATTCGCAACTAACCAACCCTCTATATCTTGAGAACTGATTTCCACATCATCGGTACCTAATGTAATAATTTTATCATTAATTTCTATGTCAAAATTGCCAGTTTGTTCAAGAATTTTAATTGTTTCTTGATCAAAAGATTGTATCTTATTGGCTATCAGTTTCATGTCTTTTCCGAAACGAGGACCTAAATTTTTAAAATTTGGCTTAATTTGTTTTACTAATATACCAGAAGCATCATCTAGGAGCTCAATTTCCTTAACATTAACTTCACTTTTAATCAAGTCTGCGATGTCATTTATCTCAGCTTTGTCTGCATCGTTTAATACAGGAATCATAATTCTCTGTAATGGTTGACGTACCTTTATTTTTTCTTTTTGGCGTAAAGAAAGTACTAAAGAACATACAGATTGAGCTTTTTGCATTTTGTGTTCTAGCGCTTTATCTACGTATGAACTATCATATTTCGGGAAATGCGAAAGGTGAACACTTTCAAAAGATTCTTGATTAGAATTAGAAACAAGATCTTTATATAATCGATCCATAAAAAATGGTGCAACCGGAGCTCCTAATTTGGCTACTGTTACCATACAAGTATATAGCGTTTGGTACGCTGATATTTTGTCTTTCTGGTAATCACCTTTCCAATATCTTCTTCTGCTCAAACGAACAAACCAATTACTTAAATTTTCTTGAACAAAATCGGATATAGCTCTAGAAGCCTTCGTAGGTTCGTATTCATTATAATATTGATCTACACTTTTGATCAGTGTGTGCAGTTCACTTAGAATCCAGCGATCAATCTCTGGACGTTCCGCTAATGGAATATCAGCTTCGGCATATGAGAAATTATCGATATTGGCATATAATGTGAAAAAAGAATAAGTGTTGTATAAAGTTCCAAAGAACTTACGACGAACTTCACCGATTCCTTCCGTGTCAAATTTTAAGTTGTCCCATGGATTAGCATTACTTATCATATACCATCTTGTGGCATCTGGTCCATATGTTTTTAGTGTGTCAAAAGGATCTGCAGCATTACCTAATCGTTTAGACATTTTCTGACCATTCTTGTCTAATACCAAACCATTAGATACCACATTTTTATATGCAACATCATCAAAAATCATTGTTCCGATGGCGTGTAAAGTATAGAACCACCCACGTGTCTGATCTACTCCTTCTGCAATGAAATCTGCTTTTCTTTCTCCAGATTCTACTTTTTCTTTATTTTCAAAAGGATAATGCCATTGTGCATAAGGCATAGAACCTGAATCAAACCATACATCGATCAAATCACTTTCACGTTTCATTGGTTTTCCTGATGGAGAAACCAAGGTGATTTTATCTACTACGTTTTTATGAAGATCTATTTTGTCATAGTTCTCTTCACTCATATCTCCAACGATAAAATCTGCGAAAATATCGGCTTCCAGAACTCCAGCATTAACTGCTTTTTGCATTTCAGCTTTTAATTCTTCTACAGAACCGATCATTATTTCTTCTTTGCTATCTTCCGTTCTCCAGATAGGTAAGGGGATTCCCCAGAAACGAGATCGAGATAAATTCCAGTCATTAGCATTTGCTAACCAATTTCCGAAACGACCTTCTCCAGTTGCTTTTGGTTTCCAGTTGATACCTAGATTCAATTCATGCATGCGATCCTTAAAATCGGTCACTTTTATAAACCAGGAATCTAATGGGTAATATAAAATAGGTTTATCTGTACGCCAGCAGTTAGGGTAACTGTGTACATATTTCTCAACCTTAAAGGCTTTGTTCTCTATTTTTAACTTGATAGCAATTTCTACATCTATAGATTTCTCTGGAGCTTCGCCATCATTGTAATATTCATTTTTTACATATTTCCCACCAAATTCACCCACATGTTTTGTGAATTTACCTTGTAGATCAACCAACGGAACAAGGTTATCATTATCGTCTTTTACAAGTAGTGGCGGAACTTCAGGAGTTGCTTGTTTAGCAACCAGAGCATCATCTGCACCAAATGTCGGAGCGGTATGAACGATACCTGTACCATCCTCTGTAGTTACAAAATCACCAGAAATTACTCTAAACGCATTTTCTGGATTGTTGTAAGGTGTAGCATAATTCAATAATTGCTCATATCGGATCTCTACAAGATCTGCTCCTTTAAACTCTTTTAATAAGAAATAAGGGATTTTTTTATCTCCTTCTTTAAAAGCATTTAAATCTTCTTCGCTTTCTGCTAAGATAAATTTTCCGCCAAACTGTTTTCCAACTAGATTTTTAGCCAGAATCACATTAATCGGTTCGAATGTATACTGATTGAAAGTTTTTACAACTACATAATCAATCTTGGGCCCAACGGTTAATGCAGTATTCGATGGTAATGTCCATGGAGTAGTTGTCCAAGCTAAGAAATAAATATCACCAACCACATCTGTTAAGAAAGAAGGCAGTGTTTCTTTTTTAGCTTTAAATTGAGCAACAACTGTAGTGTCTGTAACATCTTGATACGTTCCTGGTTGATTAAGTTCGTGTGAACTTAATCCAGTTCCCGCTTTAGGAGAATAGGGTTGTATCGTATATCCTTTGTATAATAATCCTTTCTTATAGATTTCAGCAAGTAACCACCATACCGTTTCCATATACTTGGGCTTATAGGTGATATACGGATCTTCCATATCTACCCAGTAGCCAATTTTTTCGGTAAGGTCATTCCAGATATCTGTATAACGCATTACTGCTTTTTTACAAGCTTCGTTATATTCTTCTACAGTAATTTTCTTGCCGATATCTTCTTTAGTGATACCTAATTCTTTCTCGACACCTAGTTCTACAGGAAGCCCATGAGTATCCCATCCAGCTTTTCGCTTTACTTGGAATCCTTTTTGAGTTTTATAACGACAAAAAATATCTTTAATAGCACGAGCCATTACGTGGTGAATTCCTGGTAATCCATTTGCTGATGGTGGTCCTTCAAAAAATATAAAAGGAGTTGCATCTTCTCGCTCAGAAATACTCTTTTCGAAAATATTATTCTGCTGCCAGAATTCTAGTATATCGTCTGCCACTTTTGGCAAGTCAAGTCCTTTATATTCAGGAAACTTCGTGCTCATTTGATCGTTCTTTCTGTTAAGTCTGCGAAAATAAGGATTTTCTATAAAAAAGAAGAGCGAAACAATACATCGATATGAATTATTTCGCATCGATGTATTGTTTTTTAACACCACCTTTACTATTTGTTAAAAAAGCAGGATGTATTTATGATCTTTTTAGTCTTTTAAAAATCTATAACAATTCCAAGACTAGGTATGATTTGGCCGGTTTCTGTTTCTATCTCGGTTAAACTTCTGGGCTCTACAATAGTTCCATTTGTATTACGAGTAAGCCCAAATTGAGTGGGTTGTGGAGCTTGCTGGGCTAATATGTTTTGTGCCTCTATAAATACATTCAGGGATAAGTTTTTAAAATTCCATTTTTTATCAATTCGTAAATCAAGTTGACTAAAGATATCTAACTTTTCCTCACCTAGCCTATCATAATCTAATATAACTTCTGGATAATTGGCAAGTGTGGCATCTTGATCTGTGGGCACAAAAGGAGTTTTACCTGCAAAACGATATCGGGCACTTATTTCCCAATTTCGTTTTAGTTTATATCCTCCTGTAAATGAAACTAGATGACGACTGTCCCATACCGAGGGGAGATATACATCTCGGTTGAAACCTGTAAATTCGCTATGAAACCAGGTATATGCAAAAATTCCGTAAAAATTGTTAGAAAGCTTTTGCTGAAATTGAAGTTCTGCCCCATAGCTTCTTCCTCTACCAACTGTAGCAACATCTTCACTTCCTAAAATCTCAAAATCTGCTCCCTTGTTAGCAAGTGACACCCCGTCTAAAACAGAAACTGGATAATCATCATAACGCTTGTAAAAACCTTCTAAAGAGATGCTTGAAGAAGGACTAAAATCGTGTTGAAGTCCTAAAACATAATGATCGCTTACTGTATATTCTACATCTTGATTTATAAGTGTATTGTCATTGTTTCTAAAGCCTAAGATGGTATATGGAGGTATTTTATAATATCTTCCTAAAGAACCATTTAGTCTCCAGTTTTCTTTAAATTGGTATGAAAAAGAGAATCTGGGAGAGAATGTGGAGAGTAAATTATCCTCTTTCGTAAAGCTATCATCATCCATTCTAAAACCAAGCGATAGATCTAACTTATCATTAAAAAATGATTTCGTCATATTTGCAAATAGACCATATTTAAAGAAGTCAATCTCTGTATTAAAAATATTATTGTCTGTTAGATTTATTGTTTCGTTACTGTAATCAGAGTATTGTGCGTTAAATCCTGTGGTTAATTTCCAATCACCAAAAAATTTCGTTAATTGATATCTAAGTTTTGTTTCAGATTCAGTAGCATTATTACTAAAAATTACACCCGTTTCGTTTTCAGGATCTTCATATCGGGTAAACTTATTGATTAATGTATTGTTACTTAGGGTGGTTTCCATAAAACCAGAACCATCTTTAAATCTATTTTTCCAGGATAACCCAATCGCATTAGTGCGTTGGTCAATAAATGGAGCTTGTTCTAATTGAGCTTGTTGTTCAGCATCAAAATCTTCAGGTGATTCTACAGAGAAGTCATCGATTGATCCTAAACCGATAAGACTGATATCATTGTATTTATTAATCTTATGGTTTATTTTATATTGATAATCCCAATAATTAGGTCTAAAAGGAAGTCCAATCACTTCGAATAAAAATTGAAGATAACTTCGTCTTGCAGATACTAAAAATGTAGTTTTTGATTCTTCATTTTTCTTTCCTTTAAAAAGAGGTCCCTCTAGAGTTAGTGCTGCCTCACTAGCACTTATTCTAAAATTACCACTAAAATCCTTGTTGTTTCCT
This genomic interval carries:
- a CDS encoding TonB-dependent receptor translates to MNIKNTALILSLLFINQIRAQVYGELSGNVVDQTGQPVLGASVLIEGTEKGAQTDFDGNYRIENIIPGSYNLTVSYIGFQTQTKFNIIVKSKGTPTYNFVLKESAEALDEVVISNINRISRPKETPLSIQTLSAVEIATYPGSNNDVVQVAQTLPGVSPSIGGFRNDLIIRGGAPNETVYYLDGMEVPNINHFSTQGSSGGPVGLINVSFIDNVTLSTSAFGAQYDNPLSGVLQFSQRKGNNKDFSGNFRISASEAALTLEGPLFKGKKNEESKTTFLVSARRSYLQFLFEVIGLPFRPNYWDYQYKINHKINKYNDISLIGLGSIDDFSVESPEDFDAEQQAQLEQAPFIDQRTNAIGLSWKNRFKDGSGFMETTLSNNTLINKFTRYEDPENETGVIFSNNATESETKLRYQLTKFFGDWKLTTGFNAQYSDYSNETINLTDNNIFNTEIDFFKYGLFANMTKSFFNDKLDLSLGFRMDDDSFTKEDNLLSTFSPRFSFSYQFKENWRLNGSLGRYYKIPPYTILGFRNNDNTLINQDVEYTVSDHYVLGLQHDFSPSSSISLEGFYKRYDDYPVSVLDGVSLANKGADFEILGSEDVATVGRGRSYGAELQFQQKLSNNFYGIFAYTWFHSEFTGFNRDVYLPSVWDSRHLVSFTGGYKLKRNWEISARYRFAGKTPFVPTDQDATLANYPEVILDYDRLGEEKLDIFSQLDLRIDKKWNFKNLSLNVFIEAQNILAQQAPQPTQFGLTRNTNGTIVEPRSLTEIETETGQIIPSLGIVIDF